The window GCTGATGGCGTCGCGCCGTTCGAGACAGGTCTCCGAGAGCACGTCACGGTCGGCGATGACCCACCGGATGGCCTCCCGGAACGAGTCCGTGTCCCCGGGCTCGAAGTGGAACCCGGTCTCGCCCTCGTCGACCGTCTCTGCCAGCGCGCCGCTATCGACGCCGACGACCGGGGTACCACAGGCGTTGGCCTCCAGCGCGACCAGCCCCTGCGTCTCGACCGGGCTCGGGAAGAGGAAGGCGTCGAGCGAGGTGTAGAACGCCGCCAGTTCCTCGCGGTCGAGGAAGCCGAGGAAGCGCACGTCGGCGTCGATGGTCTCCGCACGGGCCATCAGACCCTGGCGGGCGGGGCCGTCGCCACCGAAGACGACCGTGGGTCGCTCACCGTCGATGCGGAACCCGTCGACAGCGTCCAGGATGACATCGAGGTCCTTCTCGTAGCCGTGGCGGCCGGTGTACCCGAGCAGGTACCCGTCGCCGAGGTCGTGACGGGCACGGAACGCGTCGGTGCCGACCGGCCGGAACCGGTCGATGTCGACGCCGTTGGGCACCACCTCGATCCGTGCCGAGACGCCGATGTCGATGAGATGCTCGCGGGCCGGTTCGGAGGGGACGACCACGGTGTCGGTCCGGTCGAGATACCAGCGCTCGTAGCGCCGGGCGACACGCTCGACGGCGTCTGCCAGCCGGCCGTCCGTGATGTAGTCCGCGTACTCGGCCGTTGGCGTGTGGTAGGACGCGACCAGCGGGAGGCTCTCGTTCCGGGCGAAGCGGGCACCGCCGAGGCCGAGGAGGAAGGGCGTGTGCGCGTGGACGATATCCACGTCGTCGCGCTCGACGGCCGCGGGAACGCCAGGGACGCCGACACGGAACCCCTCGTAGTAGGGGAACGCGACGCTCCTGACGGGGTGCTCGGTCGACGCTGGCTGGTGGTCCGCGGCGTCGGGATAGACGACGTGCATGCGACCGCCACGGCTGCCCCACCGCTCGCGCCACGTGCTCACGGTGTAGGTGACGCCGTTCACGGTCGGCAGGTACGTGTCGGTGAACGCCGCGACCGTCGGTACCGCCATCGCCCGACGGTTGACGGGGCCCATTTTAATCCGTTCGGGTTCCCGCTCACCGTGGAAGACCCACCGAGGAAGAACGAGTGTTCAGGCCGCGAGACCGTCCTCGGCTTCGAGTAGTTCGTGGTACCGGTTGCGGATGGTGACCTCGGAGATGTTTGCCACCTCGCTGACCTCGCTCTGCGTGACCTTCTCGTTGCAAAGCAGCGATGCGGCGTAGACGGCGGCCGCGGCCAGCCCGACCGGTGACTTCCCGGAGTGGATGCCGGCTTCCTTCGCGGACTGGAGCAGTTCGCGGGCGCGGCGCTCGGCCTCGTCGCTCAGGCCGAGGTCGCTCGCGAACCGGGGCACGTAGCTCTCGGGGTCCGCCGGCTGGATTTCCAGCTTCAGCTCCCGGACCACGTAGCGGTAGGTCCGGGCGATTTCGTCCTTCTCGACGCGGGAGACCTGTGTAATCTCGTCGAGCGAGCGCGGCGTGCCGGCCTGTCGCGCCGCGGCGTAGAGCGCACTGGTGGCGACGCCCTCGATGGAGCGGCCGGGGAGCAGGTTCTCGTCGAGCGCGCGGCGGTAGATGACCGAGGCGGTCTCGCGGACGTTGTCCGGGAGCCCGAGCGCGCTGGCCATCCGGTCGATTTCCCCCAGCGCCTGCTTGAGGTTGCGCTCCTTGGAGTCGCGGGTGCGGAACCGCTCGTTCCAGGTGCGCAGGCGCTGCATCTTCTGGCGCTGCTTGCTGGACAGGCTGTTGCCGTATGCGTCCTTGTCCTGCCAGCCGATGTTGGTCGAGAGCCCCTTGTCGTGCATCATGTTGGTCGTCGGGGCGCCGACGCGGCTCTTCTCGTCGCGCTCGCTGGCGTCGAACGCGCGCCACTCGGGGCCGCGGTCGATGTTGTCCTCGTCGACCACGAGGCCGCAGTCCTGGCAGACGACCTCCCCGTGCTCCGTGTCGGTGGCGACGTCACCGCCGCACTCCGGGCAGGTGAGTTCGTCTGCTGCCTCGTCCTCGCGCTCGGCTGTGTCCTCGTCCTCCCGTTGAAAGCGTCTGACACTCGTGTCTGTCATTGGTGTGCTGAGCCGGGATAGGGATGGAGATAAGAAGCTCCCTACTCGTTATCACGTTGGGGCCGAGCCGACTTAAATTCTCGGGCGGAAACCCGCGGAACGGTCGTGGAAGAGGCCCGAATTCATCGCAAATCCCCTCGTCGAAGAAGTATCATGATTCCGAACGGATGTCGCTCCAGAGACAGACCGGGCCGTCGAATACCGGGTCGGATATACGCTTTCGAAGGGGACCGAGTGACCAGCCGCGGTCGCGGGAGACCCCCGGAACTGGCGGAGCCTGGAGTCGAAACCCTTAGTGCCAGGTCAATCGCATGCCCGGGCATGACCGACACGGACGCCGTCGACCCCGAGGAGGTCCGCCACGTGGCGGGCCTGGCTCGTGTCGACCTCGACGAGGAGGAGGTCGAGCGGTTCGCCGAGCAGTTCGGCGACATCCTCGCGTACTTCGACGCCCTCGACGACGTGCCGGAGACGGACCGCGAGGCCGACCTCGCCAACGTCTTCCGGGCCGACGAGGTACACGAGGGACTCACCCAGGACGAGGCTCTCCAGAACGCCCCCGAGTCAGAGGACGGCCGCTTCAAGGGGCCGCGGGTGGGATGATGGCGGCGCAGGACTCCCCCGGCGAGGGTCGCCTCGTCGCGGACGACTTCGACGACGAGCACGGCGCCTTCCTCACCGTCGAGCGCGTCGAGGGGGCCGACGACGGCCCGCTAGCGGGTGCGACGGTCGCGGTCAAGGACAACATCTCCACGGACGGTGTGCGGACGACCTGCGGCTCGGCGATGCTGGCCGACTACGTCCCGCCCTACGACGCGACGGTCGTCGAGCGCCTGAAGGACGCGGGTGCGACCATCGTCGGGAAGACGAACATGGACGAGTTCGGGATGGGCACCACGACCGAGACGAGCGCGTTCGGTCCCACCGACAACCCGGCCGCACCCGGGCGCGTCCCCGGCGGCTCGTCGGGGGGGTCGGCGGCGGCCGTCGCCGCCGGCCAGGCCGACTACGCGCTCGGGTCTGACACGGGTGGCTCCATCCGCTGCCCGGCCGCGTTCTGCGGCGTCGTCGGCATCAAGCCGACCTACGGCCTGGTGTCGCGCTACGGCCTCGTCGCGTACGCCAACTCGCTGGAGCAGATCGGCCCCATCGCTCGCGACGTGGCGGGCGCGGCGGCCGTGCTCG of the Haloglomus salinum genome contains:
- a CDS encoding glycosyltransferase; this encodes MAVPTVAAFTDTYLPTVNGVTYTVSTWRERWGSRGGRMHVVYPDAADHQPASTEHPVRSVAFPYYEGFRVGVPGVPAAVERDDVDIVHAHTPFLLGLGGARFARNESLPLVASYHTPTAEYADYITDGRLADAVERVARRYERWYLDRTDTVVVPSEPAREHLIDIGVSARIEVVPNGVDIDRFRPVGTDAFRARHDLGDGYLLGYTGRHGYEKDLDVILDAVDGFRIDGERPTVVFGGDGPARQGLMARAETIDADVRFLGFLDREELAAFYTSLDAFLFPSPVETQGLVALEANACGTPVVGVDSGALAETVDEGETGFHFEPGDTDSFREAIRWVIADRDVLSETCLERRDAISVEHAVDTLEDVYRETLDRC
- a CDS encoding transcription initiation factor IIB; translated protein: MTDTSVRRFQREDEDTAEREDEAADELTCPECGGDVATDTEHGEVVCQDCGLVVDEDNIDRGPEWRAFDASERDEKSRVGAPTTNMMHDKGLSTNIGWQDKDAYGNSLSSKQRQKMQRLRTWNERFRTRDSKERNLKQALGEIDRMASALGLPDNVRETASVIYRRALDENLLPGRSIEGVATSALYAAARQAGTPRSLDEITQVSRVEKDEIARTYRYVVRELKLEIQPADPESYVPRFASDLGLSDEAERRARELLQSAKEAGIHSGKSPVGLAAAAVYAASLLCNEKVTQSEVSEVANISEVTIRNRYHELLEAEDGLAA
- the gatC gene encoding Asp-tRNA(Asn)/Glu-tRNA(Gln) amidotransferase subunit GatC, encoding MTDTDAVDPEEVRHVAGLARVDLDEEEVERFAEQFGDILAYFDALDDVPETDREADLANVFRADEVHEGLTQDEALQNAPESEDGRFKGPRVG